A genome region from Triticum aestivum cultivar Chinese Spring chromosome 2B, IWGSC CS RefSeq v2.1, whole genome shotgun sequence includes the following:
- the LOC123045309 gene encoding protein NUCLEAR FUSION DEFECTIVE 4 isoform X1 translates to MGMLADRLRAFSTNRWLVFVAAMWLQSMAGIGYLFGAISPILKAALGYNQRHVAALGIAKDLGDCVGFLAGSLSAMLPAWAMLLIGALQNFLGYGWLWLIVTKQAPPLPLSMMCVLIFVGTNGETYFNTTSLVTCIQNFPKSRGPTVGILKGFAGLSSAILTQLFAVMHTPDHATLIFMVAVGPSLVAIGLMFVIRPVGGHRQVRSSDKNSFMFIYTICLLLASYLVGVMLVQDFLEVSDNVAISLTVFLFILLILPIAIPVVLTFSLKTEYPSPYEEALLSEALKGEAGTSHEREDQPELILSEMEDEKPKDIDSLSPSERRRRIADLQTKLVQAAARGGVRVRKGPRRGENFTLMQALVKADFWLIWLSLLLGSGSGLTVIDNLGQMSQAAGFEDGHNFVSLTSIWNFLGRVGGGYFSENIVREHKYPRHIALALAQILMAAGHFLFAMAWPGTMYMGTFLVGLGYGTHWAIVPAAVSELFGVKHFGAMYNFLTVANPTGSLIFSGLIASSFYDYEAERQAQRRQSSASSSPQFLQGMGLLADGPLKCEGAVCFFVSSLIMSAFCVVGAGLSLVIVHRTKRVYSHLYRSVR, encoded by the exons ATGGGGATGCTCGCCGACAGGCTCAGGGCCTTCTCCACCAACCGATGGCTCGTCTTCGTCGCCGCAATGTGGCTGCAGTCCATGGCCGGCATCGGCTACCTCTTCGGCGCCATCTCGCCAATCCTCAAGGCCGCGCTCGGCTACAACCAGCGCCATGTGGCGGCGCTCGGCATCGCCAAGGACCTCGGCGACTGCGTCGGCTTCCTCGCCGGCTCGCTCTCCGCCATGCTGCCCGCCTGGGCCATGCTGCTCATcggcgccctgcagaacttcctcggATACGGATGGCTCTGGCTCATAGTCACCAAGCAGGCGCCGCCGCTGCCTCTCTCCATG ATGTGTGTCCTTATCTTTGTTGGAACCAACGGCGAGACATATTTCAACACAACTTCACTAGTTACATGCATCCAGAATTTCCCAAAGAGCAGGGGCCCAACTGTGGGCATTCTGAAAGGATTTGCTGGGCTTAGCAGTGCAATTCTGACTCAACTGTTTGCAGTAATGCACACACCAGATCATGCAACTCTTATCTTCATGGTCGCAGTCGGGCCATCACTTGTTGCCATTGGCCTCATGTTTGTTATAAGGCCTGTCGGAGGTCACCGACAGGTGCGGTCATCTGACAAGAACAGCTTCATGTTCATCTACACCATTTGCTTGCTCCTTGCCTCATATCTCGTTGGTGTCATGCTAGTCCAAGATTTCCTGGAAGTGAGTGATAATGTGGCTATTTCTCTCACAGTGTTTCTTTTCATCTTGCTTATTTTACCGATCGCGATCCCCGTGGTCCTGACATTTAGCTTGAAAACTGAATATCCAAGTCCATATGAAGAGGCTCTGCTGTCTGAAGCATTAAAAGGAGAGGCAGGTACTTCACATGAAAGGGAGGATCAACCAGAGTTGATTCTAAGTGAGATGGAAGACGAGAAGCCTAAAGACATAGACTCTTTATCCCCATCTGAAAGGAGGAGGAGAATTGCAGACTTGCAGACCAAGTTAGTTCAAGCTGCAGCAAGAGGTGGGGTTAGAGTCAGGAAGGGACCACGTAGGGGGGAGAACTTCACCCTGATGCAGGCATTGGTCAAGGCTGATTTTTGGCTTATTTGGTTATCGCTTCTGCTCGGGTCTGGATCCGGGCTGACGGTGATTGATAATTTGGGTCAGATGAGCCAAGCTGCCGGTTTCGAAGACGGACATAACTTCGTGTCATTGACGAGCATATGGAACTTCCTTGGTCGTGTTGGAGGTGGCTATTTCTCTGAGAATATTGTCAG GGAACATAAATACCCAAGGCACATAGCATTGGCCTTGGCTCAGATACTCATGGCTGCTGGACATTTCCTCTTTGCAATGGCTTGGCCTGGAACTATGTACATGGGAACCTTCCTGGTTGGGCTTGGATATGGCACTCACTGGGCTATTGTGCCGGCTGCTGTTTCTGAACTTTTCGGCGTAAAACACTTTGGCGCGATGTATAATTTCCTCACAGTAGCAAACCCCACAGGGTCGCTGATCTTCTCAGGTCTCATTGCCAGTAGCTTCTATGACTATGAAGCTGAGAGGCAAGCACAGCGCCGTCAAAGCTCAGCGTCGTCGTCTCCACAGTTTCTTCAGGGCATGGGTTTACTTGCAGATGGGCCACTGAAGTGTGAAGGGGCTGTTTGCTTCTTTGTCAGCTCGTTGATCATGTCGGCGTTTTGCGTCGTGGGTGCTGGCTTGAGCCTTGTCATTGTTCACAGGACCAAGCGAGTCTACTCTCACCTCTATCGATCTGTCcggtga
- the LOC123045309 gene encoding protein NUCLEAR FUSION DEFECTIVE 4 isoform X2 gives MCVLIFVGTNGETYFNTTSLVTCIQNFPKSRGPTVGILKGFAGLSSAILTQLFAVMHTPDHATLIFMVAVGPSLVAIGLMFVIRPVGGHRQVRSSDKNSFMFIYTICLLLASYLVGVMLVQDFLEVSDNVAISLTVFLFILLILPIAIPVVLTFSLKTEYPSPYEEALLSEALKGEAGTSHEREDQPELILSEMEDEKPKDIDSLSPSERRRRIADLQTKLVQAAARGGVRVRKGPRRGENFTLMQALVKADFWLIWLSLLLGSGSGLTVIDNLGQMSQAAGFEDGHNFVSLTSIWNFLGRVGGGYFSENIVREHKYPRHIALALAQILMAAGHFLFAMAWPGTMYMGTFLVGLGYGTHWAIVPAAVSELFGVKHFGAMYNFLTVANPTGSLIFSGLIASSFYDYEAERQAQRRQSSASSSPQFLQGMGLLADGPLKCEGAVCFFVSSLIMSAFCVVGAGLSLVIVHRTKRVYSHLYRSVR, from the exons ATGTGTGTCCTTATCTTTGTTGGAACCAACGGCGAGACATATTTCAACACAACTTCACTAGTTACATGCATCCAGAATTTCCCAAAGAGCAGGGGCCCAACTGTGGGCATTCTGAAAGGATTTGCTGGGCTTAGCAGTGCAATTCTGACTCAACTGTTTGCAGTAATGCACACACCAGATCATGCAACTCTTATCTTCATGGTCGCAGTCGGGCCATCACTTGTTGCCATTGGCCTCATGTTTGTTATAAGGCCTGTCGGAGGTCACCGACAGGTGCGGTCATCTGACAAGAACAGCTTCATGTTCATCTACACCATTTGCTTGCTCCTTGCCTCATATCTCGTTGGTGTCATGCTAGTCCAAGATTTCCTGGAAGTGAGTGATAATGTGGCTATTTCTCTCACAGTGTTTCTTTTCATCTTGCTTATTTTACCGATCGCGATCCCCGTGGTCCTGACATTTAGCTTGAAAACTGAATATCCAAGTCCATATGAAGAGGCTCTGCTGTCTGAAGCATTAAAAGGAGAGGCAGGTACTTCACATGAAAGGGAGGATCAACCAGAGTTGATTCTAAGTGAGATGGAAGACGAGAAGCCTAAAGACATAGACTCTTTATCCCCATCTGAAAGGAGGAGGAGAATTGCAGACTTGCAGACCAAGTTAGTTCAAGCTGCAGCAAGAGGTGGGGTTAGAGTCAGGAAGGGACCACGTAGGGGGGAGAACTTCACCCTGATGCAGGCATTGGTCAAGGCTGATTTTTGGCTTATTTGGTTATCGCTTCTGCTCGGGTCTGGATCCGGGCTGACGGTGATTGATAATTTGGGTCAGATGAGCCAAGCTGCCGGTTTCGAAGACGGACATAACTTCGTGTCATTGACGAGCATATGGAACTTCCTTGGTCGTGTTGGAGGTGGCTATTTCTCTGAGAATATTGTCAG GGAACATAAATACCCAAGGCACATAGCATTGGCCTTGGCTCAGATACTCATGGCTGCTGGACATTTCCTCTTTGCAATGGCTTGGCCTGGAACTATGTACATGGGAACCTTCCTGGTTGGGCTTGGATATGGCACTCACTGGGCTATTGTGCCGGCTGCTGTTTCTGAACTTTTCGGCGTAAAACACTTTGGCGCGATGTATAATTTCCTCACAGTAGCAAACCCCACAGGGTCGCTGATCTTCTCAGGTCTCATTGCCAGTAGCTTCTATGACTATGAAGCTGAGAGGCAAGCACAGCGCCGTCAAAGCTCAGCGTCGTCGTCTCCACAGTTTCTTCAGGGCATGGGTTTACTTGCAGATGGGCCACTGAAGTGTGAAGGGGCTGTTTGCTTCTTTGTCAGCTCGTTGATCATGTCGGCGTTTTGCGTCGTGGGTGCTGGCTTGAGCCTTGTCATTGTTCACAGGACCAAGCGAGTCTACTCTCACCTCTATCGATCTGTCcggtga
- the LOC123045310 gene encoding uncharacterized protein — MSVEYNMDEALKARNTAESKFHARDLRGARKYAVKAQNLCPSLEGISQMASTLEVHLAAESKIDGESDWYRILSLPAFADEEDVKKQYRKLALQLHPDKNKSVGAEEAFKLISEAWSVLSDTSRKTIYDQKRSDHSVVNVTNGMYTYDKKATKRARKNAAAAAAAAAAAAAAAEATARPAGVDTFWTSCNRCRMQYEYLRMYLNHNLLCPNCHHAFMAVETGFPCNGSSSSFSWSTKQQPQNHSSTKHSYGSTSRTSSIPGTGHVGYQQDSTYDSYNSQSFQWNQYSKTAPAADTNAYSTQASEKPRRNEESYSYNYPESGNTCDPERTTSRRGRFAKRRRHSNDYTTVDYAGDNKETVVVSTETNAFTDVGRVNGTSVEKMRSAVSVRRANVLREISQIDTRGLLVEKAKEAVRGKLQELSMAACSRFAEKRKSEGKVYPSDNNIKANGVLSGKPGKGLKLCSSISVDTHIPATATDEKNPEQKRVPVSIDVPDPDFHDFDKDRTERAFYSDQVWATYDSEDGMPRLYAMVQKVLSMRPFRIRMSFLNSKSNIELSPINWVASGFQKTCGDFRVGRYQITETVNIFSHKVSWTKGPRGIIRIIPQKGDTWALYRDWSPDWNELTPDDVIYKYEIVEVIDDFTEEQGLTVIPLLKVAGFKAVFHRHMDPKEVRRIPKGELFRFSHQVPSRLLTGEEGNNAPEGCHELDPAATPVDLLKVITEVNEDVAAQTAE, encoded by the coding sequence ATGAGTGTGGAGTACAATATGGATGAAGCTTTGAAAGCACGAAATACTGCAGAGAGCAAGTTTCATGCGCGCGACCTCAGGGGCGCACGCAAGTACGCGGTCAAGGCCCAGAATCTCTGCCCATCACTTGAGGGCATATCCCAGATGGCGTCGACTCTTGAAGTTCATCTTGCAGCGGAGTCCAAGATTGATGGAGAGAGTGACTGGTACCGGATCTTGTCCCTGCCCGCCTTTGCAGATGAAGAGGATGTGAAGAAGCAGTACAGGAAGCTAGCTCTCCAGCTGCACCCTGATAAGAACAAGTCAGTCGGTGCTGAGGAGGCCTTTAAACTGATCTCTGAGGCTTGGAGTGTGTTGTCTGATACTAGTCGGAAGACAATTTATGATCAGAAGAGGTCAGATCATTCTGTTGTCAACGTAACCAATGGCATGTATACGTATGACAAGAAGGCGACCAAGAGAGCTCGAAagaatgctgctgctgccgccgccgctgcggctgctgcgGCGGCTGCTGCTGAGGCTACTGCTCGTCCTGCTGGTGTTGATACTTTCTGGACATCTTGCAATCGCTGCCGTATGCAGTATGAGTACTTAAGAATGTATCTTAATCATAACCTTCTGTGCCCAAACTGCCATCATGCGTTCATGGCGGTAGAGACTGGATTTCCTTGCAACGGAAGCAGTTCATCTTTCTCCTGGTCAACCAAGCAGCAGCCACAGAACCACAGTTCCACCAAACATTCATATGGCTCAACAAGCAGGACTTCTAGCATTCCGGGGACAGGGCATGTGGGGTATCAGCAAGATAGTACTTACGATTCCTACAACAGTCAAAGCTTTCAGTGGAATCAGTACTCCAAGACAGCGCCTGCAGCTGACACAAATGCGTACAGTACCCAGGCTTCCGAGAAACCTAGAAGAAATGAAGAGAGCTACAGCTACAACTACCCTGAAAGTGGAAACACATGTGACCCTGAGAGAACTACTTCAAGGCGTGGCCGGTTTGCAAAGCGGAGAAGGCATAGTAATGATTATACTACTGTGGATTATGCTGGAGATAACAAAGAAACAGTGGTTGTAAGCACAGAGACAAATGCTTTCACTGATGTGGGGCGGGTTAATGGCACTTCAGTGGAAAAGATGAGATCTGCAGTGAGTGTAAGGAGAGCTAATGTTTTGAGAGAGATCTCCCAGATTGATACACGGGGTCTACTTGTTGAGAAAGCCAAAGAAGCCGTCCGGGGAAAATTGCAAGAGCTGAGCATGGCAGCATGTTCACGGTTTGCAGAGAAAAGGAAGTCAGAAGGAAAGGTATATCCTAGTGACAACAACATAAAGGCAAATGGGGTCCTCTCTGGCAAGCCTGGCAAAGGACTCAAGCTATGCAGTTCAATAAGTGTCGACACCCACATACCTGCAACTGCAACTGATGAAAAGAATCCAGAACAGAAGCGTGTGCCTGTTTCGATTGATGTCCCAGATCCTGACTTCCATGATTTTGATAAGGATCGCACAGAGAGAGCTTTTTATAGTGACCAAGTATGGGCTACATATGACAGTGAGGATGGAATGCCTCGTCTATATGCAATGGTGCAGAAAGTTCTTTCAATGAGACCTTTCAGAATCCGCATGAGTTTCCTCAATTCCAAATCCAATATTGAACTGTCGCCAATAAACTGGGTTGCCTCTGGTTTCCAGAAAACATGTGGCGATTTTAGGGTTGGAAGGTACCAGATTACGGAAACAGTCAACATATTTTCGCACAAAGTCAGCTGGACTAAAGGCCCCCGTGGGATTATCAGAATTATTCCTCAGAAAGGTGATACATGGGCTTTGTACCGAGACTGGTCTCCTGATTGGAACGAGCTTacacctgatgatgtgatatataaATACGAGATTGTTGAAGTTATTGATGATTTCACTGAGGAGCAAGGGCTGACCGTCATTCCATTGTTGAAGGTTGCTGGCTTCAAAGCTGTGTTCCATAGGCACATGGACCCCAAGGAGGTGAGGAGGATACCAAAGGGTGAGCTGTTTCGATTCTCGCATCAGGTTCCTTCTCGACTGCTGACTGGTGAAGAAGGCAACAATGCCCCGGAAGGTTGTCATGAGCTCGATCCTGCTGCAACCCCAGTGGACCTTCTTAAGGTTATTACAGAGGTGAATGAAGACGTGGCGGCGCAGACTGCTGAATAG